TCAGCGTAGTTGTGCAAATAGGATCATGCCAGCAATGCCAGTTTATGTTTGAAGCATTAACTGTTAATCCCGACTTAATATTTTTTGCCGTGGCTTTTATATTTCGATTGGTAGTTTAGCATATTTATTTACGCATGCGTGGTACGAAAGCCGTATTCTGTATGTTTGTGCGTAGAAAGCATAATAATTTGGACGAATGGCGAAAGTACGCTTTGTAATACAGAAGGTTCCCAGCAAACGTACGGTTAAGGAGAAGATTCGGTGACTGACTTTTAACTGAGCATTTCTAAAAAAAGCGGCTGATTGTTCAGAGATGTAGCAAGAAAACCCGCAAAAAGGAGACAATGGCTCATATTcttgtttcatttatttattttaactaCTCTAAATTTCCCGCCGGGTATTACGCAGGCGAGGAGAGAGAGAAGATATAAACCGGTTAAAAACAGGGAAAAGGACGATAGAAGAGGTATTTATTACTTTAAGACAAAAAATTCAATAACACTACATTTCATCTGTTATTGAATTAGAGATACTAGCAGAAAAAATATTGAAATTGCGTAAGACAACTACAACACAAATAAAATAAAGAGGTGCTAAAAGTACAGTTTGAAAGTGAAGTACACAACGATTGGCAACTTTAGAAAACGAGCATGAGAAgctcaaataaaacaaaataataatgcAGAAAGCACTAAGAAAGAGCAATTAAGATAAGAAATATTAAAACGGAAAAATTGGTATAATATCACCGACTTAAAGCCATAGTGATGAAAATAACAAGAGAGCAATGTTAATTGGTTATTGCCTGCTCCACACTGGTTTATAATCGTCTGTGCTAAGTCGGGCGTGAGCGATGCCCTTCCTATGCAGTTACTGAGATGTAGTTCGCTGCTTAAAGCTACTACTGAGCATGACTGCCCACAGTTATTATCCTTTGTATTTCCTTCACGTCAACACGAAATGTCGACTTGTCGCGCCAATAATGGCTACTGCAAACATAATTAAGAGCTGATGGTTTTTCCAGTCTGCTGCAGTTTCTGCTTACTTCATGCAATAACTAGAGCTAAGCCCGTTAAAAACGGTCAGGCAAAGCAGTAGATACTCAGAAAACGGAGCTCACCACCAAGGGTCGTGAAAGAGACGGTCCTCCGAGTGCCCATCTCCCAGTCATTGTGCACATTGGCGAAAGTAACGCTCAAGTTGTAATCTGTTGCGGGTCTCAGACCAGTAAGCAGAGTTACTGACGTCGTCCCTCTGTTAGCGCCGCAGCTGAAGGTCCGCTCCGGTTCACCGCCTCCCAGTGTGATGTAGCACCTCTCCAGGACACCGTCGTTGATTTGGGGCATGAACAGCACTCTGGGAAGGAACGCTACAATCTGCACCGAAGTAGGACCAGTGGCTGTGGCTGAAACTTCGAAGTCTCGAGGGGCTGCGAATCGATTAAGAACGTACCAACAGTTTTCTACACGCCTGCGAATGATCTTGATTGCGGTGAAAATAAACAAAGACAACCAAGCCCCTTAACAATCCCCAGGAGTGTATGAAGTTGGACAAAGGAGTCCGACGCTAGGTGAGAGCAATAAAACAAATTATTGTGTAGTCTTCACTCGCAATATTGCATCATAAATTTAATTTGACCTGCAATCATGTTCAATATGAAACTGAGAAAGAGAGCCCAACACCACTGCAGAGCTTGCGTGAGAAATTTAGAGCGGACGAAAACTGTCTAGATGAAAAGTGATGTCCCATTCAACTACGTAATTTTAGGTAAATAATATGGCTCTTTTTGAGTTCATATTCTTGTTAATACTAGGTTGGGATGGGTAGGGAGTAGTATAAAGTCTCAAAAGAAAGATCTCTCCCGTAACACTAAAATATTACTCTGATGCAGACAGTAAAACCACTACAAATGAACCATGCTGAATATTAAAGAATGCCAAATATTTCATTTGCATAAAAAAGCGTTGCACGTTCCCAAGCGACAGGCACATGAACTCGTAGGAGGCTTCAATGAGCGTGCTTCTAAAAAAAATGCCTCATTTGCTGCAACACCTCTTTCCTTGCTGATAACTGATACAACACTTAATCTATGTATTGTGTTGAACAATTGTGTGTCCCAGGAAGCAGTCTCTGGTATGTCATTGAAACTTCTTTACTAAAAAGAAAGAAGCCGAAAGGTGTTATGATGTGTCAAATTGTTCATACTGCGTAAATCTTTCAGATTGACTGATAGGCAATCTATTCCGTGCGTTAACTTTTATTGTGCTGTGTTTGTCTgagggccagttggttcatatttTCAAAGCGGAATACTTTTTAGCGCAAGATATAACAGGGACAAGACAGGTAGTCTGCGTTCCGTTTTCGCAAGAATCTTTTCTTTACCTTGATACAAACTATAGAATTTTCCTAGTAAAGTGGTGTGTAATTACGCAAATGGAGTTCTGTTTATTCGCAATAATGAACTGGAAAGCTTTGAGCTAGCGAAAATTTTAACAGAGGAAGTGCGGGCTTTGGTGTGTTGAAGTGTCGAGTGGTCGGCGGCGGGAACAAAATGTCTCTTGTCAGATGTTCCGCAAGTCAAGATAGTTGGAAATTGTCGTGTCCGGAAGatgtcaatgcagcaaaagacacgcggtaatttcacactgtttatttactactaaagagggtgcgaccagcgtcgaccgaggcggaagccgaactgccgcccgaaggacagaggggacggcGCGGCGTCCACGCGAGTgagtggcttcccagaacaagaggGCGCGGGGGCCCGCCGTGGGGGGCATCGTGCGACGGCGCGCGAAgggcaagtggccgttagaaaagaacactggtgacacagaacagaacgaaagaaggggacaTAGCACAGAGGACACAACACTTCCTTCCCCCTTAGAAAGTTGCCTGGTAGCGTGCAGGCGGTCTGTGCGGACGCGTGGAGGCGCGCTGGCTTTGTGCGCTCGGGGGAGAAACACTTGTAGGCTGGCTGTTAGTCGCTGTGTCTTAAGTCTTTTCCTCCCTGGAGAGGTGCCAGGCTATGTGGTTAGACGGTGCTGGTGTTCTCTCGGATGCCGGACCGCTGTCATCAGGCGTCGTAAATCCACGCAGCTGGTTGAGGTGTCGGCGTGCTActgttccatgtatgttgacgagcCAAGAGCGCAGGCCTATGCGTTTGACAATCGTAGCTTCCTCCCAGCGTGGCTTTTTGAGAAACTGCCGAGCAGGACGCGCTGCCCCGCATGAAGCGATCCGCAGCGCGGAATTGGTTTTTCTTCCCGGAACGTCTCCGCTTTGGGCTCGGGGAGGATGGCTGTGAGCTGGGTTCGCATTTCGCGCTCAAACATTTTTCGCTGGGGTATGGCCCGTTGTGCTCTGAACTGTCGTGTGCTGCTTGAAGAGAAAGCGCGCAAGGCGGCGCTGCAGCGACCCTGTATTATCTCTTTCAAGGACGCGTTTTAGCTCGGCCACGTAGCGCTCGGCATGTCCGTTTGTTGCTGGGTGGTAGGGGGCTGATGTGACTGATGAGATCCCGTTGTCACGATAAAACTTGAGAATCTCCGCAGACACAAACGGTGTTCCGTTGTCCGACATTACCTTGCGAGGCAGGCCGAACGGTGCGAACAGTGATCGCAGGTTGTCAATGACTGCTGCCGAAGTCGTCTGTTTCATTTCTCTTATCTCAAGCCACTTGGTGTAGGCATCTACGACCACGAAGAAGATGCAGCCCTCAATTGGTCCTGCAAAATCAATGTGCAAGGTGTGCCAGGGTGTGTCTGGTTTTTTACATTCTGGGAAAGGAGCTTTAGGCGGGGCGCTGCGGCTGCTCTGGCAAGGCTTGCAATCTCGGACCACTGTTTCGATGTCGTGGTCAATGCCAGGCCACCACATGTAGCTTCGGGCACACTTTTTATTGCAACGATGCCCCTATGTCCAGCGGGGATGAGAAACATAGCTTGTGCGCGTAGTTCTCTCGGAATCACAACTCGAGACCCAAAAATGATGCAGCCGCGATGGGTGCTCAACTCTGTAGCTCGCCTGCGGTAAGCGTCGAAGTTGTCCCCTTTGAGTTTGTGCACGTTGCCTTGTTGAACAGCTGTGTAAACCAGCCGGAGAGCTGCGCACTTCTGCGTAGATGCTGCAACTGTGGCTGCTGTAAGCGGAGGATCTGGCAGCGCTTCGAACATGAGAACGTCTCCAGGTGGAGGTGGTTCGTCAACAGTTGCGTCTAGTGGCAGGCGGCTCAGCGCATCGGCATTTTGATGTTTATTCCCACTGCGGTAGACCAGATCGTACTCGTACGCTGAGAGTTTGATGCACCAACGGGTCATTCGTGGAGACAACGTCGACGGCATAGGCTTTTTTGGTCCGAAAATGCCCAATAGCGGTCGGTGATCCGTTATAAACGTCACCTTTCGGCCGGAAATGTACTGGCGAAAGTGCGTCGCCGCGTAGACGATGGCGAGCCCTTCCTTGTCAAGTTGCGCGTAGTTGCGCTCTGCTTGCGACAACGTACGTGAGGCGAAGGCGATAGGGGCTTCCCTTCCTTGGTCGTCAGTCTGCGACAGAACTGCGCCGACTCCGTACGGAGATGCGTCGCAAGCCAAAAGCAGAGGCTTCCTTTCGTCGTAGTGGCGGAGGACTGTACATCTTCGAAGCAGGTATTTCAGGGCGTCGAATGACTCTTGATGGCGTGGCGACCATGTCCATGTCACATCTTTCCGAAAGGGTTGGTACAAGTCGTTGGCCACGGTAGCTCTTTGCTCCAAGAATCGGTCGTAGAAAGTTAGAACGTTTAGTCCGAGAAACGCCTGTAGCTCCTGATTGTTTGTTGGTGCTCGCGCTTCGGTGATTGCTCGCACTTTGTCTTCGGTAGGGTGGATGCCTGCTGCATCAATTCGGTGTCCCAGAAATTGCACTTCTGGCACTGCAAAACAGCATTTAGATTTGCTTATGCGCAAATTTGCGCTTGCTATCCTTTGAAAAACAATCTCTAGGCGCGCTGCATGCTCTTGAATGGAAGTGCCACTGATGATGACATCGTCAAGGTAGACGCTAACTCCTGTGTTCCCTTGAAGCACTGTCTCCATGAACTTTTGAAATATGGCCGGGGCTGCAGCTACGCCGAAAGGTGGTCGCTTGACTTTGTACAAGCCTTTCAGTGTATTAATTGTCAGTAATTCTGCCGTTGATTCACTCACCTTCAGCTGCTGATACGCCTGGGTGAGGTCCAATGTGCTGAAGACTCTTGCGACGCGTAATATACTGAACACTTCCTCAGCTGTCGGTAGCGGGTAAGAGGATGCTTTAGTCGCAAGGTTGACGGTGCTTCGGTAGTCTCCGCAGAGGCGTATGGTTCCGTTCTTCTTGCGAACTACCACAAGTGGTGTGGCCCATTGTGAATGTTGCGTCGGCTCGATGACACCTTGCTGCTCCAGTTTGTCTAACTCCTTTTCAACTGAAGTTCGAAGAGCAAACGGCACCGGCCTGGCCTTCAAAAACTTTGGTTGCGCATTGCCCAACAACTCCAGTGTGACTGGGGGCCCTTCGTTTCCTGGAATTTCTTCCGAGAATACTATTTCGTACTTCTCTTGCAGTTGCTCAACCACATCCTGGCTCGGCGTCTGGTGTATGCCACATATGGTCACGCCTAATGAAGCAAACCAGTTTCTACCTAAGAGGCTTGATCCTGAGGCCTTCACAACAAGCAGAGGTAGCGTATGAGTCTTGCCGTTCTAATTAACCCGCATGTTGGCAGAGCCCAATAGTGGCAGGTTTTGTCCTGACCACGTTCGCAGGTGCGTGTCGTCTTGTTGCAAGGTTGGTGTGTCAGATGGCCACGAAGTTCGGAATGTGTCCTCACTGATCAGAGTACAGGCTGCGCTGGAGTTCACCTCGAACTTAGTCAGCTGATCATGTACGCTTATTTCGGTAAAAATCTTCGGTCGCGTGCAGAGATTCATGGTGTTCAGGTCGTACAACACAGATGGTGCTGCTGATGTTTTTCCATGGGCATCAGATCGCGGCGTATTCTCTGAAGCGTCGACGCTGTGATTAGGCTGGGAAGGCGACTTTATCTTGACAAGCTTCCGTTTCTTAATGCAAGCTCTCTCGATATGCCCTCGCTTGTGGCAAAAATTACATGTGGCTGACTGGAATCGGCATTCCTGGGGGTTGTGCTGGTCGTCACACCACCAGCAGCGTTGTGCTTTCTTTACCAATTTTGCAACAACAGATGGTCTGCGTACCTGGTTGCTTGTTTAGTGTACCGGCTCGGTGTTCCGGCGAATCTCTCTCTGCTGGTGACCGGCGCTCTCCGCTCGTACGGCGATGTCGTAAGCTTTGTTGAACGTGAGATCCTTCTCAGCGAACATGCGCTGCTGCAGTGACTCGTCACTCAGTCCGCACACAAATTTGTCACGTAACATCACGTCCAAAAGGAGCATGGTGGTGTTAGCAGAAGAATCTGCGTCTCTTTCCTGCCCGGTAGCTGTTGTGGTCAGCGTCCCAAAATTGCAGTCGGCAGTCGGCTTCTTGAGCGCTGCTATGTAGGCGCTCACAGTTTCTCCTTCCAGTTGATCTCTTCGTTGGAAGCGAGCCCGGCTGTAGACCTCGGATGGCCTTGGGTCGtagtgcttttgcagtgctgctaCGATGTCGTCGTAAGACACTGCCGCTGGTGTGCTTGGCTGAATAAGGACGCAGACAGTGTCGTAGGTCGGCTCCCCGCACAGCGTCAGCAGGTTGGCCCTCTTCAAGGCTGGGTCTGTGACGTTGTTAGCTTCAAAGTAGAACTGGAGGCGTCCAACCCACGATGACCACGATGAGCCGCTGAATTTTGGTATCTGGTTATGAAACCCTCGTGTAGCCATGGCTTGTCAATAGCGTTGTGCAGCGCGGGTCAAATCCACTTTCTCGTCGCCACTGTCGTGTCCGGAAGTtgttgtcaatgcagcaaaagacacgcgataatttaacactgtttatttactactaaagagggtgcgaccagcgtcgaccgaggcggaagccgaactgccgcccgaaggaccgaggggacggcgcggcgtccacacgagggagtggcttcccagaacaagGGGGCGCGGGGGCACGCCGTGGGGGGCATCTTGCGACGGCGCGCGAAGAGGGGTGGCCGTTAGAAAAgaacactggtgacacagaacagaacgaaagaaggggacacagcacaggggacacaacaGAAATGTTTTCGAATGTTGCAGTTTTTTTAGCTAAGTTTCTAACGGTGATCTCTATTTCGGTGAAAACTGATTCCATGATTTCTGTTGTTAGTGCTGCTACTTGTTCCACTTATGATTCCTGTATAGATGTTTTCTGCTCTCGCTTATGCAGTATTAACCTTTTGTGCATTAGGTATGTAAATGATTCTACAGACAGCCAATCAGGAACTTTTCCAGAGTGAGTGCTACAAGGTATAGCTGTTTCTTTGAGAACCTAGCAACTTTCACACTGCAAATTACATACTTTAGTACGGCAAGCGGCGAACGCTGCAAATAATATTGCTAAAAAGAATTAGCCGGATAGCAAGGCATCGATTTTCTAGCAGACAGATTTAGCCACAGCTAACACAATATTTTTGCCGCTAAATTATACAGGCGCGAGAACTTTCGATACAAACAGCTCTTTCTTGATCCCTAGCGTCTTTGACTGAAGAATTCTGATATATCTATGCTAATATTTCCAAGCACTGCAGCTTTGCGAAGGTCTGTAGATGCATGTAAAAAAGTCGAACGATGCGTTTTTGTGTTGCAGAAATAACCAATTGGATTCATTTCAGaggaaatatattttttttccaaCCAAGGTAATGGGCTTCCACTGAACAGCTCAAAGAGGCTCTCACGTGCACATGTGTACAACTGTAAAAAATATCAGACGTGTCTTCAGCGGTTCAGAAAGTCGAAGTACAAGGCTTTGCATGGTTTAAAGGAAAGATAGAGAGCTTTCCAGCGGACGCGCTTGAGAGAATCCCCACCTTACCAGCGTTATTCCCACTATGAGAAATAAAGGAATGGCCATAGCCTCACCAAATGATGGCGTCCGCAGTTCCATGAGCGATGGATTACTCTCGATGACGTTGCTTCCACACCACGAGGTAGCCTTCACAACGATGCAGTACTGGGTATCCACGTTGCTTTCAAATTCCAGCCAAGAGTGCGCTGTTTCTCGGTGCCTGCAACTCATTAGTCGGCTATTGGCGACACACGGACCGTATGCGTCACAGATACGGACGGTGTACGTGACGGTTCTAACCTTCGCTGTTGCAGATGGCACCCATTCGATTCGGCTTTGCGACGATGAGGCCCAGATATTGGTAGCGGTGATATTGTTTGGAGGCTCTAGAACGACGTCTGGAAAAGAGAAATTGAGGATGGCTTTGAAGGCAGCGATTCTTATAGTGCCTATACTTCTTGTCACAAAGAATTCACATACCTATAATTCTTTTAACGATGGTTGTAGAATTGGTCCCAACCATTCATGTAttgcttgtgaaattttactttaAAATCGTCTTTTAAATGGTGAAAAAAGTATCACAAAAGCCAATTAGATGCTTTCTGTCTTATTTTGCCACCAACTAGGCGAAACAGACCAGGTCATGTTGTTTTTCCTGCTTGAAATTGCATTATATTTTCCAGTTCGACTGGGTGTCTGTGCCCGGTGTCTGTGCTTTCAAGcctagaatgaaaaaaaaaatcaaagagaGGGCAAGAGCGCTGGTGTTGTTTTCAGTAGAGTTATTTAGCTTTGCAGCCGAGGTTGCGAAGTTTCATCGGAGGATTGTGGGCCGGAAGATTATTTCGCTGCCGGTTGTCTGGAAGCGTGCAATTCCTTTTGTCATAGGTGTAAAGTCGCCGTCACATGCATGTTAAACCAGACTTCTTGTAAACATAcataaagcgcactcaggacaacggacaaggaagaccaaacaacacaaggaCTTCCctgtccgttgtcctgagtgcgatTTATATATCttacaagatgcaataccaactagcttaAATGTCGATTCTGCTTAAACCAGACTGCTGCCTCGTTCTCGTCGACAAGGCTTTGGCGGCTGCTTCTCTTGAGTAGGGTGGCTGCGGCTACACTTTGGATCTATTACAGTGGGTGGTTGGCTCTACATCAACAATTCCGAAGTTGCGTGATGAAACACGTTTCTTGAATTCCAGTCGACACCTCTTCAATAACCTTGCTTAGTTCTGCTT
The genomic region above belongs to Amblyomma americanum isolate KBUSLIRL-KWMA chromosome 9, ASM5285725v1, whole genome shotgun sequence and contains:
- the LOC144105709 gene encoding uncharacterized protein LOC144105709; this translates as MSCRHRETAHSWLEFESNVDTQYCIVVKATSWCGSNVIESNPSLMELRTPSFAPRDFEVSATATGPTSVQIVAFLPRVLFMPQINDGVLERCYITLGGGEPERTFSCGANRGTTSVTLLTGLRPATDYNLSVTFANVHNDWEMGTRRTVSFTTLGVPVNANSTQEENVNSKRNQDGAMLLLVLGGLIFACCVSGNKVHNHRKQRRNRR